AAAAACGGGTCGGGTCGGTCTCAGGGAGGAGGAAACGGGTTTGGATCAAGAAACGGGCAGCCGCAGCCTGTGTTTAGGACGCTGTCTAGTCCTCATGGTCAACATGGTTCTTCGCCTTATCGGCATCAGGTGCCTTCTCCAAAGCCTAAAGGAGCAACTACATAAAGCTCTCTTGTGTGGACAAAAGCCTAAATGGTCAAAAAAGCTTTTATCGTTTTTTTTCTAAGCGGCAAGGAGATAAATTTTTAACTAATGATGTTATGGTAAACTCTTTGATGGATTAATGTAAAAAAAACGATGGAGAACGGTGAATCCAATTGGGTTGTTATGGAAGTCTGATTTTAATGTGAAACTATAGTTATCTAATTTGGTTCAGAATATTTTAAGATTTGATTCATACATAGGTCAAAGTTTCATAACCCATAAAACATTCAATTAATTTTTAGTTCTTGTTAATATAAATTAATAATATGAAATGAATGACCTTTATGAACAAAGAAATATAAGTCTAGATTTTTTATTGAAATAATAATAGATCATAGTTAATGTAAAATTTATCCAAAATATGGGAGCATTTAAAACAAATCCTATTTATGTCCCAACAAACCTAAAACTAAAAATAAATTGGGTGCTAAATATAATAATTAAAAAATAAAATATAGAAATTGCCCACAAATAAAAATGACCCATCATTAGCGGTAACTTTCTAAAACTAGAGAGTGCTTCTCGAGCAAGTTTATCTAAACACCACTCGTTCACGTTTCTAAAAACTCGCAGTACGGTCCATCATCTAAAGGCTATATAGGCTTCCAAAGAAGTAGATAAATTAAACAGAAAACGATCAATGTTTTAAAGCTTAATAATTCCCCATTTTAATCTTAATCCCTTAAGAAAACAGGGGAAAACTTATATCTAAAAATAAAACTGTTTCTTTCTTAGAGAAAAAAGAGACCAAACAAATATTTTTAAAGATGGTTATGGCTAGCCTGTTAAAGTTGATGTTAGTGTTTTGTATTGCTGGTCTGATTCCGACCATACAAGCCGACATGTCTGAGTTGGACGAATATTGGTCCCAAAGAGCCGACGAGGCCCGAGAGTTTACTCTTCAAGCTTATCATTCTGATCCTTATGAAATCATCGATCACTTTCACGAACGTCATTACGAGTAAGTCAAAGTTTATATACCAAAAAAACATTACTAATGTTTGATTCTTGTGTTTTGGTTTGGTGTGTAATAAAGCAACTCTACTGATATTACACCGACCGAGGAAGCTAGCAACGCTAAGCCTGAAGAGGTGGAAAATGAAGTCATTGAAATGGTCGGATCCGGAGATAACTCGACGAACAGCACGAGACGAAGCTTAAGAGGCAAAGGCAAAGGAAAATGGAGTAAGCTCAAGGGACCGTGTACCGCAAGTAACCCTATAGATAAATGTTGGCGTTGCCGTAAGAACTGGGCTAAGCGTCGCAAGAAGCTTGTCAAATGTGTACGTGGGTTCGGACACATGACGGTCGGTGGAAAACATGGACGCATCTACGTGGTCACAAGCAACCTCGACGAGGACGTGGTGAACCCTGAACCCGGGACGTTGCGTCACGCCGTGATTCAGGAGGAGCCTCTCTGGATCATTTTCAAGAACGATATGAGCATTCGTTTAAACCAAGAGCTTATGATTAATAGCTTCAAGACCATCGATGCGCGAGGAGCTAATGTCCATATCGCGCATGGCGCGGGGGTCACGATGCAGTTTGTTAGACATGTTATTATCCATGGGTTGCATATTCACCACATATCTGAGAGTAGCGGTGGTATGATCCGTGACTCGGCGGACCATTTCGGAATGAGGACTAGAGCCGATGGGGACGGTTTGTCTATATACGGTTCGTCTAACATTTGGCTTGACCATGTCTCCATGTCGCAATGTCAAGATGGACTCATTGATGCCATTGTTGGATCCACTGCCATTACAATCTCCAACTCTCACTTCACTCACCACAACGACGTAAACATTCATTATCCATATAATCTAAATTATTTTATTCCATCATTAAAAACAATATTTACTGAATTATAAACATTTTTAGGTTATTCTTAATATTTTTTATAATTTTGAGGTCATACGATTTAAATATAATAACTTTTAAAATATTTGGAGCTAAGATAAATATTTCATCCGATTGTACCCAAAACTGGTAGTGCCTAGAACCAGTTCTGCTACTAGCCTATCGTAAGTTATAAACTAGTATTTGTTATTTTATTGGGATTTTTTGCTTGTGTAGGTGATGTTGCTTGGTGCTCAAAACACTTATGACTTAGACAAAAAGATGCAAGTCACAGTGGCTTATAACCATTTTGGTAAAGGACTTGTGCAGAGGATGCCAAGGATCAGGTGGGGATTTGTTCATGTTGTGAACAATGACTACACTCATTGGGAGCTGTACGCTATCGGAGGCAGTCAAAGTCCGACAATTCTCAGCCAAGGAAACCGATTCATTGCTCCTCCACACTTACCTCATTACAGAGAGGTAACTAAAACATTATAATAATGTGTAACAGTGCATAAATAAAAGTTCGGTTATAAGATTGTAAACTTAATGAAAAAATGTAACGTATGTAGGTGACAAAGAGAGACTATGCACCGGAAGAAGAGTGGAAACACTGGAACTGGAGATCTGAAAAAGATATATTCATGAACGGAGCTTATTTTAGACAATCTGGAAATCCTAATTACGAAACTGATCACACCAGACGAAACATGATTAAACCGAAAAATGGATACGCTGTTTCAAAGCTGACCAAATACGCAGGAGCACTTGATTGCAGAGTCGGAAGACGCTGTTAGACCATTTCCTTTTTGATTACTTGTCTGAATTAAAGACAACAAACGTTTTTGATTTTTTTTTGCTTCTATCTAGTTCAGGAAATAATGAATTAAGGGGTGAAAATGAAAAACGTTATAACTTGTAAATGTATTTTGTATTTTTCTGTATAAGAACAAAAAAAGAGATGTAAAAAAAGTAAGTAAATATAGCTAATTCTTGTACTACGTTTGATTTTGTGGTGATTTCTCTCTTCTTTGGTTCCTGTAGCTAATTAGGGACCCTTTTACATCTAATGAAGAGAAGCAAAAGATGAGAGATGATCCCATTAAGATAGGAAGATGGAATTACAAAAAACAACTGAAAGGAAAAGCTATAGGAACCTCATAAGTGACTCATGAAGCATTTCTCTTGAACATTACTAGTCCCTAGTGGCAGAACAAATCCATCTGCTCACCTAATAAACATACAATCGGAAAATGCACCAAAGAAAGTTAAACTTACATGTTATGGAAACATGGCATCAGCCAATGAGACCACATTGTATGGATGTACCACCCTCTCAGCTTCATTGACAAAATGCTGAATAGTGGATAAAGAAATGTTGCCAAAGAAGCCATAGTGAAAGTGGAACACAGAAAGATGTGTACTAGCCTCCATTCGCTATATAATTAGGTCTACTGCTTTTAAAATCTTTCAAACAACCTAAAAAAATATCTCACGCATTAAGTATTGTTGTCCACAAAACGTGTTGAAAAAGGGACGGATGTAAATGACATTCGAGGTTTCTAAACGTTAATATAATTGCTAGTTGCTTGCTCTTTATTAAAATAATAAATTTCAGCAGAGTCGGCAAGCAATACCAGGTTGTTGTGGGTTTTCAAGACTCAAAGATCTCAAATTATCAATATATATAGTTTGTAAATGGATAATTATAGTACCTACCAAAATAATACAAATAAATAAAATTGCCAAAGATATGAACTAATATATTTATAAGAAAAATAAAAATAATAAGAGCAAAGATTCCTAGTACAAACTACTAGCATTCCCATATAAACCGGGGGGGGGGGAGGGGCAAGTACAAAAAATTTCAGGGATAACCCCGGCATTTCCCTAAAAATACATATGAATGCTTTCAGTTAAAGCAAACATACAAAACAATTATAAGGTTCAACAGAAAAACCCAAATTAAATACTATAGTTTTTATATTCACACATGTGGAATTAATAAAATACAAACCAATAATTATATTTTTCTAAAAACACCATAACTGATGAATCAGCAATTCTGCGACCAAAATAAGTAATAAAAACTGGATCTCCGGTTAAGAATAACCGGATTTAAACGACCAAGCAAGTAGCACCTACGTATATGCCATAAATATATTTCTTTTTTGTTATGTATGCGTATTTCCATTTTGCCCCTTTGAGAAGACCGAAACGGATAAAAAAAGGAATCCGCTGTTTGAGACAAAACATAAGCCCATAGTAAGAAAAAGAACAGCCCCTGGTTTTGTCTCGATAATGGTATCTCTATCTTTTTTTCCCTGTTTTATATCTCATTCTTTCTCCTTAATCCCATTTTCATTACCAGATTCAGATTTTGATTTCGTGAACAAAGTCTCTGTCTTTCGGTGAGGGGGTTTGTGAGATTCATGGGGTTTGAAATGAAACCAGAGAAAGATGTTTTGAGTAAAGATCAATGTAAAGTTAAAAGCCCTAATCCAAACTCTGTTAATTCACCTCATATCAAAAAGAAGAAGAAGAAGAAGAAGAGGGGGATGCGACGGAAGAGGAGTGATTCTCCGGCGTATGAGATCACTCCGGTGCGGCGGCTGTTTGATACCTGCAAGGAAGTGTTCTCCAATGGCGGCCCTGGAGTCATTCCTTCTGAAGATAAAATCCAACAGCTACGAGACATTCTTGGTATTGTAATTTCGATTCAAATCTCATTGATTTTGTTCTGGGTTTTCTATTTTGATTTGAGTTTGATTATGTAATATGTAGATAATATGAAACCAGAGGATGTCGGGTTAGCTCCGACCATGCCGTATTTCCGACCAGACTACGGACCAGAGGATGGGTCTTCGCCACCAATAACGTACCTGCATCTACACCAATGCGAACAATTCTCGGTAATGTCACCAAACACACAACACACTCACGGTTTTGTCCTTTTTCTTGTGGTGTAAGTAATCATGATTAGGGTTTTTTTTATTGGCAGATTGGGATTTTTTGTTTGCCGCCTTCGGGTGTCATTCCTCTTCATAACCATCCAGGGATGACAGTTTTTAGCAAGCTTCTCTTTGGTACAATGCACATCAAGTCCTATGATTGGGTGGCTGATGCTCCAAGTAAGTTTACTTTCTTCCCAAGAAAACTTATTAGGGTTCATTAGATATTTGAAGATAAGTAAGTCACTTTTAACTTCTTACCTCTTAAGATATAATCCCAATTTAGCAAAAAAGGTTATAGGTTTTGATTAGTGATAATACTTGGAATGGTAGCGTTGAAGTTTTTTTTTATGCTGTTTCTACTCAAAAAGTCAAAAACGAATCTCAATGAAATAGATTGGTCCATCTACCTTAAATAGTATTATAGGTCTCATCTCACTGATGTGATGATGACTCAAATCTCACTTTAGGACCGACCACATACTCTTTATGTAGGTCATCATCCTACTTTTGTCAAAAATTTGGATTGGTCTCAATAGGAACTAAAGATTAATTCTCTGTCCCTTTTTCTATAGGTGCTGAATGTTATACAATTCCATTTTCACGTTTTAAATTATTACAGTTCAAGACATTTATCGTTTAGTGATATCTCAATTCGCAGTGAGGGATCCGAAAACCAGGCTGGCGAAACTGAAGATGGACTCAGCGTTAACCGCACCATGCAACGCCTCCATTTTGTACCCGGAAGATGGTGGGAACATGCATAGGTTCACAGCCAGAACAGCGTGCGCGGTTCTAGACGTGCTTGGCCCTCCTTATTGCAATCCAGAAGGCAGACATTGTACTTACTTCCTAGAGTTCCCTTTGGACAACTTCTCATCAGGTCAGCTTTTTTTATACTTACTAGTCATAATAGCCTGTACACTGAGTTACATGTAACTAGACCAGATTGATAAAAAAAGTTTATCATGTTTTTTTTCAGAAAGAGATGACGTTTTGAGAGGTGGAGTTGAGAAAGAAGGTCATGCATGGTTGCAAGAAAGAGGTGATAATCCAGAGGATCTTAACGTAGTTGGAGCTTTATACACAGGCCCAAAGGTTGAGGATTGAGAGCTTTTCTATCTATTGCACTTTTCAGATTTGGAATCAGTTTTTTTTTATTTGTTGGACTTCTTAGTTTAAATTCTTCTTTGTACATAAAAAAGGAAAGGGAAACGAGAAAAATAATATATATTTTCTATTTTTAGCCAAAATAAAATAGACTTCGTATAGATTTGGCTTTGATATTTTCCGAGTTAGTGTTTAGAATCTGTTTTAGTTTACTTTAAATTTTGATTTATTCTTTCATTTTGATTAATTTGGTTTGGATCTCGATATACATGGTAGAATCCCATTTAAACTAAAAAGATTATTTTGTAAAATGGAATGAGATAAATAATGATTAGTGGAATAAAAATAGTGATGGTAAGCGAAAAAAGTTGTTCCCTCTGTTTCTCTCTTCTTATGAGGATGGATGGATAATATTCAGCTAAAAATGCTTTGTTTTCCCATCTATTATCTGAACTCTGCTGATTCTTCAACAAATACAATATATTTGTAGATGGTGTATTTTTTGGCTGAAACTAACAGAAATATATACCGAGATGTAATTTATTTCTCTATTCAGCCAACAGTATATTTGCAGCCTAAATTAGTTTCCAAACTGTTGGGGAAAATTGAGAATAACTGTTGGGGAAAATTGAGAATAATTAAGAGTGAATGTGTGGAATATACCCAATTAAAGTCCAAATTAGCAGAATGCCCATAATTATGGATAATCCAAAAATGAGTAACTTTTTGACACTGTGCGGACGAAAATATTCTCATGCTTTATCGAAAACAAGTAACTCTAGATTTATCAGCTAAATATTTATATAGTAGGTAACAATCTACATATCAACTAACATATCAGCTAATAATTTCAGTGTCTTCTAACAATCTATGTATCAAACAAATGTATCGACTAACAAATCATATATCAGTTAATGAAACTATTAACAATTAATTAGTTATCTATCAAATAGCCCCAAAACTATTTGTAATAGCTAATAGTAATACTTCATGTATCGATTAAGAATCCATTAAAATCTAAATAATAGCAGGTAAGTAATAAAATACCTACTAACGTATATATTATCTAAAAGTTGTATATATTATCTAAAAGTTGATTGTGAGTCGAAATTAGGAACATTGGAATTATGGTGAGATAATAAGATTAGCATTATGGATGTCAAAAGAATCAGAATAAAAAAATAAAGATTTGTGTTGAATTAGAAGATGATTTGAAGAATCTATACGAGAGATAAAAAGATTAGAACACATAAAAGGAAAAAGGAGAGAGATAGAGATAAGGGTATTATAGTCATAAAAAATATTAAAAAGAAACAAAGATATATGACAAATTATATGGGCTTTTGGGTGCATTCTTGTCAATTACTCAATAATTAAACTAAGTACCAATGTGGGAGCTCCTCGACAAGGCCATGAACTATGTTCCACACAGTACTAACATCAACTGACTTATGTTCAAACTCTTTCAGTATGATCTCAACGACAATGGCTCCTTCGTTTTTCTCATCTGGCCGTGGATTCACTTCGATGTTAGAGAAGAGCCGTAAGGGTTTGATGTTCGTCAAAGCTTGCTTCCCAGCTTCAATGTTAAAGACATATCCTTGGCGAAGCTGTCAATATATGTATATATAACTGTCACTAAAACTAAATGATACACACAAGATTTGTCAAGAAAAAAAAAAGACAAATTAAACTACTTTATCGCCTCTAAGGTTTAACAAACCAATGCATCAATCCTGATAAAGTAAGTTCATTTAAGCTAAGCAAAACCTTTCACATTCATTAGAACTAATAGGCAAGCTCAAGTCAAAGACCATCAATTTTTCACGATACTGCCATAATCAAAGCTCACATCAAACAACGAACTAAAATCTACTAAAGCAACATACCCGCTTGGGCAACTCCATGAGCACGACAGGAACTTGAGTGTTACCTTCAACCACATTACCAAGCTCATCTTGAAACTGAATAACTAGCTGAGTAATATCTCCTTCCACAACTTCACAAACAACCTCGTTAGTGTTCAATTCCCAAAATTAACAACCTGAGCACAAGCATACCCTTCATCATGGTACCAGATTAAAAATTTGAGTCATTCTACTAATAACACAATTAATTTGTGTCAAATTCCCAAAATTAACATTGTAGTCGTTTTGGATTGTGTATATTTGTAGTAGGGACAAGTACTTAGATATAGTCCATAAGATGCTCTACCAATTTGAAATTTATAAATCAGGTATATATATTCAACAAATAACAGGTAACCGGATAGTTGGTACAAAATTGAATAAGAACCGGCCTATATGATCAATTTCAACGGAGGAGAATAAGTAGTGGTACTACTAGCTGTATGTGGACATGTACTCCTTCTACTTAATCACTATTTTCTGCGAGAAAAAACGATCAAATTTGAATATAAATCTCTTGGATAATGCATAGAGATGGGAGTCTAACCCCAAGAACAATAATAAACTAATCACTCATTCAATGACAAATCTGAAACCATTGACCTAAATTTCAATGGAGAATCTCCAAGCTGGCTTTAAACGTATAAATCTTTTGATAATTGTTGAATTTCAATGTCTACATCTAAACCATTGACCTTAGGTCAGTAGTAGAAATTGTAAAATCTAGTCGCAAGTTGATGACCCAAATATTATATATAAGTCTATTATAGTTGTATTTCGTGTGGAAGACCTCTTCGTTACTCTGCATATAAATACATTTTATACCAACTAACAGAATTATACATATCTCAAGCTGGATATATGTATTGATATTTTCCAAAAACTCTTGGTAGAATTAGAAATATTGATTATTTCTATAAGAGTTATCATGTGTAAAACAAACTCTTGGTAGAACTGGAAATATTGATGATTTCTGATA
The DNA window shown above is from Brassica oleracea var. oleracea cultivar TO1000 chromosome C3, BOL, whole genome shotgun sequence and carries:
- the LOC106332735 gene encoding probable pectate lyase 19 — its product is MVMASLLKLMLVFCIAGLIPTIQADMSELDEYWSQRADEAREFTLQAYHSDPYEIIDHFHERHYDNSTDITPTEEASNAKPEEVENEVIEMVGSGDNSTNSTRRSLRGKGKGKWSKLKGPCTASNPIDKCWRCRKNWAKRRKKLVKCVRGFGHMTVGGKHGRIYVVTSNLDEDVVNPEPGTLRHAVIQEEPLWIIFKNDMSIRLNQELMINSFKTIDARGANVHIAHGAGVTMQFVRHVIIHGLHIHHISESSGGMIRDSADHFGMRTRADGDGLSIYGSSNIWLDHVSMSQCQDGLIDAIVGSTAITISNSHFTHHNDVMLLGAQNTYDLDKKMQVTVAYNHFGKGLVQRMPRIRWGFVHVVNNDYTHWELYAIGGSQSPTILSQGNRFIAPPHLPHYREVTKRDYAPEEEWKHWNWRSEKDIFMNGAYFRQSGNPNYETDHTRRNMIKPKNGYAVSKLTKYAGALDCRVGRRC
- the LOC106331938 gene encoding plant cysteine oxidase 1 → MGFEMKPEKDVLSKDQCKVKSPNPNSVNSPHIKKKKKKKKRGMRRKRSDSPAYEITPVRRLFDTCKEVFSNGGPGVIPSEDKIQQLRDILDNMKPEDVGLAPTMPYFRPDYGPEDGSSPPITYLHLHQCEQFSIGIFCLPPSGVIPLHNHPGMTVFSKLLFGTMHIKSYDWVADAPMRDPKTRLAKLKMDSALTAPCNASILYPEDGGNMHRFTARTACAVLDVLGPPYCNPEGRHCTYFLEFPLDNFSSERDDVLRGGVEKEGHAWLQERGDNPEDLNVVGALYTGPKVED